In a genomic window of Coregonus clupeaformis isolate EN_2021a chromosome 27, ASM2061545v1, whole genome shotgun sequence:
- the LOC121541748 gene encoding 14-3-3 protein eta-like, with protein MADREQLIQRARMAEQAERYDDMASAMKQVTELSEPLSNDDRNLLSVAYKNVVGARRSSWRVTSSIEQRAMADGNDKKLELVKAYRETIEKELETVCQDVLNLLDQFLIKSCGEDQLESKVFYLKMKGDYYRYLAEVATAEKKTSAVESSEGAYKEAYEISKSMAATHPIRLGLALNFSVFYYEIQNAPEEACKLAKEAFDEAIGHLDNLNEDSYKDSTLIMQLLRDNLTLWTSDQQDSEGGEAQP; from the exons ATGGCAGATAGAGAGCAGCTGATCCAGAGAGCCCGTATGGCTGAGCAGGCGGAACGGTACGATGACATGGCCTCGGCGATGAAACAG GTGACTGAGCTGAGCGAGCCTCTGAGTAATGACGACCGCAACCTGCTCTCCGTGGCCTACAAGAACGTGGTGGGGGCCCGGCGGTCCTCCTGGCGCGTCACCTCCAGCATTGAGCAAAGGGCCATGGCCGACGGCAACGACAAGAAGCTGGAGCTGGTGAAGGCCTACCGGGAGACGATTGAGAAGGAGCTGGAGACTGTCTGCCAGGACGTGCTCAACCTGCTCGACCAGTTCCTCATCAAGAGCTGCGGAGAAGACCAGCTGGAGAGCAAGGTGTTCTACCTGAAGATGAAGGGCGACTACTACCGCTACCTGGCCGAGGTGGCCACGGCCGAGAAGAAGACCTCTGCCGTGGAGTCCTCAGAGGGAGCCTACAAGGAGGCCTACGAGATCAGCAAGAGCATGGCGGCCACCCACCCCATCCGCCTAGGCCTGGCCCTCAACTTCTCTGTGTTCTATTACGAGATCCAGAACGCTCCCGAGGAGGCCTGCAAGCTGGCCAAGGAGGCCTTTGACGAGGCCATTGGACACCTGGACAATCTGAACGAGGACTCCTATAAGGACTCCACCCTCATCATGCAGCTGCTGCGGGACAACCTGACCCTGTGGAccagtgaccagcaggacagcgAGGGGGGAGAGGCCCAACCCTGA